The following proteins are encoded in a genomic region of Pikeienuella piscinae:
- a CDS encoding pyridoxamine 5'-phosphate oxidase family protein — translation MQITTEAALRAIYGEPMEIAAAKEIDHLDRHCRRWFELSPFALIATSDGAKLDVSPKGDAPGLCKVEDDKHLLVPDWPGNNRIDGLTNIVRHPHVGLLSLIPNVKETLRVNGVASIHDDEPLRALFETKGRLPITVLRIAVEEVFLHCSRSFLRARMWAPESWPQRDELPSMGEMIRDHSRKDVPQLTPDELDRRYADRLY, via the coding sequence ATGCAGATAACGACCGAAGCCGCGTTGCGCGCGATCTACGGCGAACCGATGGAGATCGCGGCGGCGAAGGAGATTGACCATCTCGACCGGCATTGCCGTCGCTGGTTCGAGCTGTCTCCCTTCGCGCTGATCGCGACCTCCGACGGCGCCAAGCTCGACGTGTCGCCGAAAGGCGACGCGCCGGGACTTTGCAAGGTTGAGGACGACAAACATCTACTTGTGCCCGACTGGCCCGGCAACAACCGGATTGATGGGCTCACGAACATCGTCCGGCATCCGCATGTCGGCCTGCTCTCGCTGATCCCGAACGTGAAGGAGACCCTGCGCGTCAACGGCGTCGCCTCGATCCACGACGACGAGCCGCTGCGCGCGCTCTTCGAAACGAAGGGCCGGTTGCCGATCACGGTGCTGAGGATCGCGGTCGAGGAGGTCTTTCTCCATTGTTCGCGGTCGTTTCTGCGCGCGCGCATGTGGGCGCCGGAGTCATGGCCGCAGCGGGACGAGTTGCCAAGCATGGGCGAGATGATCAGGGATCATTCCCGAAAAGACGTGCCTCAGCTCACGCCCGATGAACTCGACCGGCGTTATGCGGACAGGCTGTATTAG
- a CDS encoding alpha-ketoglutarate-dependent dioxygenase AlkB, giving the protein MLPDGVTLHDGFLDAVAQIALVGALRTVAAVAPPRRMEAPNGRRMSVAMTSAGRVGWVTDRKGYRYEPRQMNGAPWPPIPAEALAIWRAVSGWDSDPDCLLLNHYAEGAKMGLHRDADEGEFAAPVVSVSLGDPARFRIGGLARRDSTKSFELRSGDVLVMGGASRLIWHGVDRIRYGVSPLLARGGRLNLTMRVVAG; this is encoded by the coding sequence ATGCTTCCGGATGGCGTCACGCTCCATGACGGGTTCCTCGACGCGGTTGCGCAGATCGCGTTGGTCGGCGCGCTTCGCACGGTCGCCGCCGTCGCGCCGCCGCGACGCATGGAGGCGCCGAACGGACGGCGCATGTCGGTTGCGATGACCTCGGCCGGGCGGGTCGGCTGGGTCACGGACCGCAAGGGTTATCGCTATGAGCCTCGCCAGATGAACGGCGCTCCCTGGCCGCCGATCCCGGCGGAGGCGCTGGCGATCTGGCGCGCGGTGTCCGGGTGGGATTCGGACCCCGATTGCCTTCTGCTCAATCACTATGCGGAGGGCGCGAAGATGGGGCTTCATCGCGACGCCGATGAAGGCGAGTTCGCGGCGCCCGTCGTCTCGGTCTCGCTCGGCGATCCCGCGCGTTTTCGTATCGGCGGGCTGGCGCGGCGCGACTCGACGAAAAGCTTCGAGCTGCGCTCGGGCGACGTTCTTGTGATGGGCGGCGCGTCGCGGCTCATCTGGCACGGCGTCGATCGGATCCGCTACGGCGTCTCGCCGTTGCTGGCGCGGGGCGGACGGCTCAATCTGACGATGCGGGTGGTGGCCGGCTGA
- the dnaK gene encoding molecular chaperone DnaK, which translates to MAKVIGIDLGTTNSCVSIMDGASPKVVENAEGARTTPSVVAFTESGERLVGQAAKRQAVTNPANTLFAVKRLIGRRYDDKAVEKDKKMVPYAIVKGGNGDAWVESRGEKYSPSQISAFILQKMKETAESYLGETVSQAVITVPAYFNDAQRQATKDAGKIAGLEVLRIINEPTAAALAYGLDKEGDKRIAVYDLGGGTFDISILEIGEGLFQVQSTNGDTFLGGEDFDLRLVDYLADEFKKENSVDLRDDKLALQRLKEAAEKAKIELSSASQTEINLPYITADATGPKHLTLKLTRAKLESIVEDLVKRTLEPCKKALKDAGVSAADIDEVILVGGMTRMPKVIETVKSFFGREPHKGVNPDEVVAMGAAIQAGVLKGDVTDVTLLDVTPLSLGIETLGGVFTRLIDRNTAIPTEKSQTFSTAEDNQSAVTIRVFQGEREMAADNKLLGQFNLENIPPAPRGMPQIEVTFDIDVNGIVSVKAKDKGTNKEQKITIQASGGLSDEDIEAMVKEAEENAEADKARRAGVEAKNHAESLVHSTEKSLAEHGDKVEADVKAEIEAAVAALKEAADGDDIDAIKEKTQALTETSMKLGEAIYKAQMAEAESAAPAGDGEEPKAKAEDDVVDADFEEVKDDEKKS; encoded by the coding sequence ATGGCCAAGGTTATCGGAATCGATCTCGGGACCACGAACTCCTGCGTTTCGATCATGGACGGCGCGAGCCCGAAAGTCGTCGAAAATGCCGAGGGCGCGCGCACCACGCCCTCCGTCGTCGCCTTCACCGAGAGCGGCGAGCGGCTGGTCGGTCAGGCGGCCAAACGTCAGGCCGTCACCAACCCCGCGAACACGCTCTTCGCGGTCAAGCGCCTGATCGGACGGCGCTATGACGACAAGGCCGTCGAGAAGGACAAGAAGATGGTGCCCTACGCCATCGTCAAGGGCGGCAATGGCGACGCCTGGGTCGAGAGCCGGGGCGAGAAATACTCCCCGAGCCAGATTTCCGCCTTCATCCTGCAGAAGATGAAGGAGACCGCTGAAAGCTACCTGGGCGAGACTGTCTCCCAGGCCGTTATTACGGTGCCCGCCTATTTCAACGACGCTCAGCGGCAGGCCACCAAGGACGCCGGCAAGATCGCCGGACTTGAGGTGCTGCGTATCATCAACGAGCCAACCGCAGCCGCGCTCGCCTACGGGCTCGACAAGGAAGGCGACAAGCGCATCGCGGTCTATGACCTCGGCGGCGGCACCTTCGATATCTCGATTCTCGAAATCGGCGAAGGTCTGTTCCAGGTTCAGTCGACCAATGGCGACACCTTCCTCGGCGGCGAGGATTTCGACCTCAGGCTGGTCGATTATCTCGCCGACGAGTTCAAGAAGGAGAACTCGGTCGATCTGCGGGATGACAAGCTCGCACTCCAGCGCCTGAAGGAAGCTGCGGAGAAGGCGAAGATCGAGCTTTCGTCGGCGTCGCAGACCGAAATCAACCTGCCCTACATCACCGCCGACGCCACCGGGCCGAAGCATCTGACGCTGAAACTGACCCGGGCGAAACTGGAGAGCATTGTCGAGGATCTGGTGAAGCGGACCCTCGAGCCCTGCAAGAAAGCGCTGAAGGACGCCGGGGTCAGCGCGGCCGATATCGACGAGGTCATTCTCGTCGGCGGCATGACGCGGATGCCGAAGGTCATCGAGACGGTGAAGTCGTTCTTTGGCAGGGAACCGCACAAGGGCGTGAACCCGGACGAGGTCGTCGCCATGGGCGCGGCGATTCAGGCCGGCGTGTTGAAGGGCGACGTCACGGACGTCACGCTTCTTGACGTTACGCCGCTTTCGCTCGGCATCGAAACGCTGGGCGGCGTCTTCACCCGGCTGATCGACCGCAACACGGCGATCCCGACGGAAAAGAGCCAGACGTTCTCGACCGCCGAGGACAACCAGTCCGCGGTCACCATCCGGGTCTTCCAGGGTGAGCGCGAGATGGCGGCGGACAACAAGTTGCTCGGCCAGTTCAATCTCGAGAACATCCCCCCGGCGCCGCGCGGCATGCCGCAGATCGAGGTGACCTTCGATATCGACGTGAACGGCATCGTGTCCGTCAAGGCGAAGGACAAGGGCACCAACAAGGAGCAGAAGATCACCATCCAGGCCTCGGGCGGGCTTTCCGACGAGGATATCGAAGCGATGGTGAAGGAGGCGGAGGAGAACGCCGAGGCCGACAAGGCGCGTCGCGCTGGGGTCGAGGCGAAGAACCACGCCGAAAGCCTTGTGCATTCGACCGAAAAGTCGCTGGCCGAACACGGCGACAAGGTCGAGGCCGACGTGAAGGCGGAGATCGAGGCGGCGGTGGCGGCGCTCAAGGAAGCCGCCGATGGCGACGATATCGACGCGATCAAGGAGAAGACCCAGGCCCTGACCGAAACGTCGATGAAGCTCGGCGAGGCGATCTACAAGGCGCAGATGGCGGAAGCCGAATCCGCCGCGCCTGCGGGCGATGGCGAAGAGCCCAAAGCGAAAGCGGAGGACGATGTCGTCGACGCCGATTTCGAAGAGGTCAAGGACGACGAGAAAAAGTCCTGA